One part of the Pseudoalteromonas ulvae UL12 genome encodes these proteins:
- a CDS encoding carbohydrate kinase family protein → MSVICFGEVLVDFLSDGQTPESFTKYAGGAPANVAVGISKLGGKSSFCGMLGNDMFGDFLHQELRDFGVNVDYCVATSVAKTALAFVSLDEQGERSFSFYRPPAADLLFKAEQFDQQMFASHGYFHFCSNSLTEKSIHQATMAGVELAKQHGLIISFDMNLRLNLWPHQRYTAERIWQCLSQSHIVKLAKEELTFLSKNSHKSISDEQTITRCLGLGVKHLIITDGDRPITIHSQDQISQINVSPVAACDTTAAGDSFMAGVLYYLDKQAIDHTQLNTTEIINAAEFGAKCAAVTVTRYGSFSALPSTNDL, encoded by the coding sequence ATGAGTGTGATTTGTTTTGGTGAAGTGCTGGTTGATTTTTTATCTGATGGACAAACACCTGAATCATTTACTAAGTATGCAGGTGGTGCACCCGCCAATGTTGCTGTTGGGATCAGTAAACTCGGTGGAAAAAGTTCATTTTGCGGTATGTTAGGGAATGACATGTTTGGTGATTTTTTACATCAAGAGCTCAGAGACTTCGGAGTGAATGTCGATTATTGCGTCGCGACATCAGTGGCAAAAACAGCCCTTGCATTTGTATCACTTGATGAGCAAGGCGAACGGTCATTTAGTTTTTATCGCCCCCCAGCTGCCGATCTGCTGTTTAAAGCCGAACAATTCGATCAGCAGATGTTTGCCTCTCATGGCTACTTTCATTTTTGTAGTAACAGCCTAACAGAAAAAAGCATTCATCAGGCAACCATGGCTGGAGTTGAACTCGCCAAACAGCATGGTCTGATCATTAGTTTCGACATGAACTTAAGATTAAATTTATGGCCTCATCAACGCTATACCGCTGAACGTATCTGGCAGTGCCTATCGCAGTCTCACATTGTTAAACTCGCCAAAGAAGAATTAACTTTCTTATCGAAAAATAGTCATAAAAGTATTTCGGATGAGCAAACAATTACACGTTGTTTAGGCTTAGGTGTTAAACACCTGATCATTACCGATGGTGATCGACCCATCACCATTCATAGCCAAGATCAAATCTCTCAAATTAATGTTTCCCCTGTTGCTGCGTGTGATACCACCGCAGCCGGTGACTCCTTTATGGCGGGTGTTTTGTATTACTTAGATAAACAGGCAATTGATCACACACAGTTAAATACAACTGAGATTATTAATGCCGCAGAGTTCGGTGCAAAATGTGCAGCAGTCACTGTGACGCGCTATGGCTCATTTTCGGCGCTCCCTTCAACAAACGATCTCTAA